The genomic stretch CGGCAAATCGCCGCCCGCGTGCATCTGCATCATCATCTGCATCATGTTCTTGTGCATGTCCCCATTCATTTGGGGGCTGGCCTTGTCTTTGCCCGTCGGGCCGGCGCCGTTTCCGGTGTGGTGGTCTGCGTCCGCGAGCGCGGGCGCTGCAGTCAGTGCCAGAACGGCAAGAACAGAGGCGGCTTTTTTCAGTCGGGGCATCTTGTGCTCCTTGCAATTGGTTATGGCGTTTCCGACCCTAGTCAAACGCCGTTTGGGGGCGACATGCAGCCCCGGATTTGTAACGATCTGTCGCAAAGTCGGGGCGTGATACAAACCGCTACAAATCGACCGGTAAAGTTCTCGCGCCCGGTCCGTTAGAAGGGGGCGCATGAGACAGCAATCGCATATCCTCGTGGTCGACGATCACGCCCAGATCCGCGAAAGCGTCACGCGGTTCCTGCAAAAGAACGGCCTTCGCGCCACGGCGGCCAAGGATGCGGCCGAAATGGATGCGTGCCTTGCGGTCGGCCAGTTCGACCTGATGGTGCTGGATGTCATGATGCCGGGCGAGGACGGTCTGTCCGTCTGTCGCCGCCTGTCGCCGCAGGGCAACCTACCGATCATCCTGCTGACCGCACTAGGCGAGGAAACCGACCGGATCGTCGGGCTGGAACTGGGGGCGGACGACTATCTGGCCAAGCCGTTCAACCCCCGCGAATTGCTTGCGCGGATCAAGTCGGTCCTGCGACGGACCTCTCGCGATGCCCCCATGGCCGGGCGACTGGCGGGTCAGACGGTGCGCTTTGCCCACTTGCTGCTGGACACCGACAGGCAGGTGCTGCGCGAAGACGCAGGCGCGGAAACGCCGCTGACCAGTGCCGAATTCAAGCTGCTGTCGGTCTTTCTGGAACGTCCGCGCATGGTGTTGAGCCGCGATCAGTTGCTGGACTTGACGGCGGGCCGTATGGCCGGACCGCTGGATCGCACCATCGACAACCAGATCAGCCGCCTGCGCCGCAAGATCGAACCCGACGTGCTGCGCCCCCGCATCATCAAGACGGTGCGCAATGGCGGTTACAGCCTTGCCTGCGACGTTGAGGCCGGGGCATGAGCTTGCGAGCGG from Antarctobacter heliothermus encodes the following:
- a CDS encoding response regulator; amino-acid sequence: MRQQSHILVVDDHAQIRESVTRFLQKNGLRATAAKDAAEMDACLAVGQFDLMVLDVMMPGEDGLSVCRRLSPQGNLPIILLTALGEETDRIVGLELGADDYLAKPFNPRELLARIKSVLRRTSRDAPMAGRLAGQTVRFAHLLLDTDRQVLREDAGAETPLTSAEFKLLSVFLERPRMVLSRDQLLDLTAGRMAGPLDRTIDNQISRLRRKIEPDVLRPRIIKTVRNGGYSLACDVEAGA